Proteins found in one Panicum hallii strain FIL2 chromosome 4, PHallii_v3.1, whole genome shotgun sequence genomic segment:
- the LOC112889026 gene encoding peroxisomal acyl-coenzyme A oxidase 1-like gives MAMDAAAEVDHLAAERAAARFDVEEMKVAWAGSRHAVDVADRMARLVASDPVFRKDNRTMLSRKDLFKDTLRKAAHAWRRIVELRLTEEEANLLRLYVDQPGYVDLHWGMFVPAIKGQGTEEQQQKWLPLAYKFQIIGCYAQTELGHGSNVQGLETTATFDPKTDEFVIHSPTLTSSKWWPGGLGKASTHAVVYARLITEGKDYGIHGFIVQLRSLVDHSPLPGVTLGDIGGKFGSGAYNSMDNGVLRFDHVRIPRDQMLMRLSQVTREGKYVHSDVPKQLLYGTMVFVRQSIVADASKALSRAVCIAVRYSAIRKQFGSQDGGPETQVLNYKTQQSRLFPLLASAYAFRFVGDWLNWLYMDVTQKLEAKDFSTLQEAHACTAGLKAVTTSVTADAIEECRKLCGGHGYLNSSGLPELFAVYVPACTYEGDNVVLLLQVARILMKTVSQLASGKQPVGTMAYMGKVQYLMQCKCAVNTAEDWLNPVAIQEAFEARALRMVVNCAQNVSQASSQEEGFYERSPDLLEAAVAHIQLIIVTKFIEKVQQDIPGDGVKEQLQNLCNVYALYILHKHLGDFLATGCITPKQGALANEQLGKLYAQVRPNAVALVDAFNHTDHYLGSVLGRYDGNVYPALYEEAWKDPLNETVVPEGYHEYLRPLLKQQLKLSSRL, from the exons ATGGCCATGGAcgctgcggcggaggtggacCACCTCGCCGCCGAGAGGGCCGCCGCGCGCTTCGACGTCGAGGAGATGAAGGTCGCATGGGCCGGCTCACGACACGCAGTCGACGTCGCCGACCGCATGGCACGCCTCGTCGCATCCGACCCT GTCTTCCGCAAGGATAACAGGACCATGCTCTCCAGGAAGGACTTGTTCAAGGATACTTTAAGAAAAGCAGCGCATGCGTGGAGGCGGATCGTCGAGCTACGTCTTACAG AAGAGGAAGCTAATTTGTTGAGGCTATATGTCGACCAGCCTGGTTATGTTGATCTGCATTGG GGCATGTTTGTTCCTGCTATAAAAGGGCAAGGAACTGAAGAGCAGCAGCAGAAGTGGTTACCACTGGCTTACAAGTTCCAAATAATTGGGTGCTATGCTCAGACTGAACTTGGTCACGGCTCAAATGTTCAGGGCCTTGAAACAACTGCTACATTTGATCCAAAGACTGATGAGTTTGTCATCCACAGTCCAACTCTGACATCTAGCAAA TGGTGGCCTGGTGGCTTGGGGAAAGCCTCCACTCATGCAGTGGTGTATGCTCGGTTGATAACTGAAGGAAAGGACTATGGCATACATG GTTTCATTGTGCAACTGCGAAGCTTAGTGGATCACTCACCGCTTCCTGGTGTTACCCTTGGTGATATTGGTGGAAAATTTGGTAGCGGTGCTTATAACAGCATGGATAATGGTGTTCTGCGATTTGATCATGTGCGCATCCCAAGGGATCAAATGTTGATGAG GCTTTCACAAGTTACAAGGGAGGGGAAATATGTTCACTCAGATGTTCCAAAGCAGCTGCTTTATGGGACAATGGTTTTTGTTCGTCAGTCAATTGTTGCAGATGCTTCTAAGGCTTTGTCTCGCGCTGTTTGCATTGCTGTACGATACAGCGCAATCCGAAAGCAGTTTGGCTCTCAAGATGGTGGCCCTGAGACTCAG GTCCTTAATTACAAGACTCAACAAAGCAGACTCTTTCCATTGCTGGCTTCAGCATATGCATTTAGATTTGTGGGTGATTGGCTCAACTGGCTATACATGGATGTCACCCAGAAACTGGAAGCTAAGGACTTCTCGACACTGCAAGAAGCTCATGCATGTACTGCTGGTTTGAAGGCTGTGACAACATCGGTAACAGCG GATGCAATTGAAGAATGCCGAAAGCTCTGTGGTGGGCATGGTTACTTGAACAGCAGTGGGCTTCCTGAATTGTTTGCTGTTTATGTTCCTGCTTGCACCTACGAAGGAGACAATGTTGTTTTGCTTTTGCAG GTTGCACGTATTCTAATGAAGACTGTTTCTCAATTGGCTTCTGGGAAGCAACCTGTTGGTACAATGGCTTACATGGGCAAAGTACAATATTTGATGCAATGCAAATGTGCTGTCAATACTG CTGAAGATTGGCTTAACCCTGTTGCCATACAAGAGGCATTTGAAGCTAGGGCTCTCAGGATGGTGGTAAACTGCGCCCAGAACGTAAGCCAAGCATCAAGCCAAGAGGAAG GTTTCTACGAGAGGTCCCCAGATTTGCTTGAGGCTGCGGTAGCTCACATCCAGCTGATCATTGTAACCAA GTTCATCGAGAAGGTGCAGCAGGACATTCCTGGAGATGGAGTGAAGGAACAGctccagaacctttgcaatgtTTACGCACTGTACATTCTTCACAAGCACCTGGGCGACTTCCTGGCGACTGGGTGCATCACACCGAAGCAGGGAGCGCTGGCAAACGAGCAGCTGGGCAAGCTGTATGCGCAG GTGCGACCGAACGCTGTTGCGCTGGTGGATGCGTTCAACCACACGGACCACTACCTGGGGTCCGTGCTGGGGCGGTACGACGGGAATGTGTACCCGGCGCTGTACGAGGAGGCGTGGAAGGACC
- the LOC112891138 gene encoding uncharacterized protein At4g28440-like, producing the protein MSTPARRPFRRGAPPPGTGYVRRGPPADAAKPRGPAAPVPLRKPVFTTIDQLRPQTHGHTLTARVLSARTVLEKHSTHVGRTRVAECLVGDHTGTILVTARNDQIDLVKPDTTVIFRNAKIDMFKGTMRLAVDKWGRIEVTDAAEFKVKEDNNMSLVEYELVDVAEEED; encoded by the exons ATGTCGACGCCTGCGAGGCGCCCCTTCCGCCGCGGGGCCCCACCCCCCGGCACCGGCTACGTGCGCCGCGGGCCCCCCGCCGACGCCGCCAAGCCCcgcggccccgccgcgccggtGCCCTTGCGCAAGCCCGTCTTCACCACCATCGATCAGCTGCGCCCCCAGACGCACGGCCACACCCTCACCGCCCGCGTCCTCTCCGCCCGCACCGTCCTCGAGAAGCACTCCACCCACGTCGGACGCACCCGCGTCGCCGAGTGCCTCGTCGGAGACCACACCGGCACCATCCTCGTCACAGCGCGCAACGACCAGA TTGACCTCGTGAAGCCGGATACGACAGTGATCTTCCGCAACGCCAAGATTGACATGTTCAAGGGGACCATGAGGCTGGCAGTGGACAAGTGGGGGAGGATTGAGGTGACTGACGCTGCTGAGTTCAAGGTGAAGGAAGACAACAACATGTCGCTGGTGGAGTACGAGCTGGTGGACGTGGCGGAGGAAGAGGATTGA